In Vreelandella piezotolerans, one genomic interval encodes:
- a CDS encoding NADH-quinone oxidoreductase subunit L, with protein sequence MPQFIDFAVLALLALWLLIPVSLLVVAGASARAGSSKSLGRAWKAGRLLTLSALVASLAVGALLLMDAWGLPTGLPETAQPLGLYPDGLAVWMALLISLLGTVLLRFAEGYLKGDRGERRFLPWCLVVLASVMLLVFTHHLVVMLIAWVGVSVALHHLLTLYPERVEAQRAAWQKFVVSRIGDIALIAAVALLYARFGTFELPQLFAAAAAGSGGWQVEAASVALAVAALCKCAQVPMHGWLIKVMEAPTPVSALLHAGVINLGGFVWLRLFPVFDGLTLGHYLLIAVGGFTALVAVMTMLTQTSVKHALAWSTCAQMGFMLFEIGVGAYTLALAHLLAHSLYKAHSFLASGRTVRAARCERLPLAPMRQRLALALPAAALAAAVLAVFPTLVSHNPLLGALLSLAVGSTLLGMPVGTAKRKRLALFVMALGLVPLYALLHSMLAPALPSAYAPLTLTAGLLGTLMLASLVLAAGAVTLFPQAACVARWRVHFSQGLYLALPFQRAVDAIAPIHDWSRPAPLAHGLKGEWS encoded by the coding sequence ATGCCTCAATTCATCGACTTCGCGGTGCTGGCACTACTGGCGTTATGGCTACTGATTCCGGTATCGCTACTGGTAGTGGCAGGCGCGAGTGCCCGCGCTGGCTCCTCCAAATCGCTAGGCCGTGCATGGAAAGCGGGCCGTCTGCTGACCCTAAGTGCGCTGGTAGCGAGCCTTGCCGTGGGCGCGCTGCTTTTGATGGATGCCTGGGGGCTACCGACCGGCCTGCCCGAAACCGCCCAGCCTTTAGGATTGTACCCCGACGGTTTGGCGGTGTGGATGGCGCTGCTCATCAGCCTGCTGGGTACCGTATTGCTGCGCTTTGCCGAGGGCTACTTGAAAGGTGACCGGGGAGAGCGTCGCTTTTTGCCGTGGTGTCTGGTCGTCCTCGCCAGCGTGATGCTGTTGGTGTTTACCCATCACTTGGTCGTGATGTTGATTGCCTGGGTCGGCGTCAGCGTTGCCTTGCACCATCTCTTGACACTCTATCCCGAGCGTGTGGAGGCGCAGCGGGCGGCGTGGCAGAAATTCGTCGTCAGCCGTATCGGCGATATCGCGCTGATCGCAGCGGTAGCGCTGCTCTATGCGCGTTTTGGCACGTTTGAACTGCCCCAACTGTTTGCCGCGGCTGCCGCTGGCTCAGGTGGCTGGCAGGTAGAGGCGGCCTCCGTTGCCCTGGCGGTGGCGGCACTGTGTAAGTGTGCCCAGGTGCCCATGCACGGCTGGCTAATCAAAGTCATGGAAGCACCCACGCCCGTGTCGGCGCTGCTGCATGCAGGGGTGATCAACTTGGGGGGCTTCGTGTGGCTACGTCTATTTCCAGTCTTCGATGGCTTGACGCTGGGGCACTATCTGCTCATCGCCGTGGGTGGTTTCACGGCTCTGGTGGCCGTCATGACGATGCTGACCCAAACGTCTGTCAAGCACGCGCTGGCCTGGTCGACCTGTGCGCAGATGGGCTTCATGCTGTTCGAAATCGGCGTCGGTGCCTACACCCTGGCGTTGGCGCATCTGCTGGCGCACTCGCTCTACAAAGCTCACTCGTTCTTGGCGTCTGGCCGTACCGTCCGTGCGGCTCGCTGTGAGCGCTTGCCGCTGGCCCCGATGCGTCAGCGACTGGCCCTTGCGCTGCCTGCGGCTGCGCTTGCCGCAGCGGTATTGGCCGTGTTCCCCACGCTGGTAAGCCACAACCCGCTACTCGGGGCACTGCTGAGCTTGGCCGTGGGTAGCACGCTATTGGGCATGCCCGTGGGCACGGCAAAGCGCAAGCGTTTAGCGCTATTTGTCATGGCGCTGGGGCTGGTACCGCTGTATGCCTTGCTTCACAGCATGCTCGCACCTGCGCTACCCAGTGCGTATGCCCCCTTGACGCTGACGGCGGGCTTGCTGGGCACGCTGATGCTGGCGAGTTTGGTGCTGGCCGCCGGAGCGGTCACGCTCTTTCCGCAGGCGGCTTGTGTGGCGCGCTGGCGGGTTCACTTTAGCCAAGGCCTCTACTTGGCGCTGCCGTTCCAGCGCGCCGTCGATGCCATTGCTCCCATTCATGATTGGTCACGTCCTGCACCGCTGGCCCACGGTTTGAAAGGAGAGTGGTCATGA
- a CDS encoding lipocalin-like domain-containing protein — MNKRTQRALLTAWMIGMATLLVGCSEPSDMSSPQAGFAGLGAEAEGYAQASAETPLVFPDDHGPHPDYRIEWWYLTANLEDSVGQPLGLQWTLFRQALMPPDERPAPIEWASDQVWMAHMGLSKGGTHLAAERFARSHSEQSQGQAGVTASPFQAWIDDWRFQSPASANFEHFTLSAYSSEGNERFGYALTLSAKGPLVWHGDNGFNAKTVQGQGSHYYSQPYLQIEGSVTLNGEQTSVTGRGWLDREWSSQLLTAEQTGWDWFSLHLNDGRKLMAYRLRGGGENGGDYSFAHLFDANGHTEQIGSQEITLAPLTTERVAQRDIPTTWQLEMPNAGLDLTIEARHPNRWMPTTVPYWEGDVTVRDTITQEALGVGYLEMTGYATSK; from the coding sequence ATGAACAAACGCACCCAGCGAGCGTTGCTGACCGCGTGGATGATCGGCATGGCCACCCTGCTGGTGGGCTGCAGTGAGCCAAGTGACATGTCGTCCCCCCAAGCCGGCTTTGCCGGACTGGGAGCGGAGGCAGAAGGTTACGCCCAGGCTAGCGCCGAGACGCCGCTCGTTTTCCCCGACGACCACGGTCCCCATCCCGACTACCGTATCGAGTGGTGGTATCTTACTGCCAATTTGGAGGATAGCGTCGGCCAGCCGCTAGGCCTTCAATGGACGCTCTTTCGCCAAGCACTGATGCCCCCCGATGAGCGTCCAGCGCCTATTGAGTGGGCCAGTGACCAAGTCTGGATGGCTCACATGGGATTATCTAAAGGGGGCACGCATTTGGCGGCGGAACGCTTTGCTCGCAGCCACAGTGAACAGTCCCAGGGTCAGGCGGGCGTCACGGCGTCGCCGTTTCAAGCTTGGATAGACGATTGGCGCTTTCAAAGTCCCGCCTCCGCGAACTTCGAGCACTTCACCCTTAGCGCCTACAGCAGTGAGGGCAATGAGCGCTTTGGCTACGCGCTAACGCTGTCGGCAAAAGGCCCGCTGGTGTGGCACGGCGACAACGGATTCAATGCCAAAACCGTGCAAGGCCAGGGGTCGCATTACTACAGCCAGCCCTATCTACAGATCGAAGGAAGCGTCACACTCAATGGCGAACAAACGAGCGTGACCGGCAGGGGCTGGCTGGACCGCGAGTGGAGTAGCCAACTACTCACCGCGGAGCAGACCGGTTGGGATTGGTTTTCCCTGCACTTGAACGATGGGCGCAAGCTAATGGCCTATCGGCTACGGGGCGGCGGAGAGAACGGCGGCGACTACTCGTTTGCCCATCTGTTCGACGCGAATGGCCACACCGAGCAGATAGGCTCCCAGGAGATTACCCTGGCCCCGCTTACGACCGAGCGCGTCGCGCAGCGCGATATACCGACGACCTGGCAATTGGAAATGCCCAACGCCGGGTTGGATCTCACGATCGAGGCCCGCCATCCCAATCGCTGGATGCCGACCACCGTGCCCTATTGGGAAGGGGATGTGACGGTGCGAGACACCATCACGCAAGAGGCGCTAGGAGTCGGCTATCTAGAAATGACCGGCTACGCAACGAGCAAATGA
- a CDS encoding FtsX-like permease family protein: MMGHVLRTLLSHYKRHPTQLAMLLIGLWVASALWSSVQAINTTAKESYARASALFTASSDQLDRLDGAPLSMDDYLALRRAGLPVSPLLEATILHQGTTLTLLGIDPFTLPSGDGTSSLTAFMTPPWQTQLAADSLPSIGLNRADAPGATPLLGGYHLPPLTLRNDLPPGTLVMDIGALSALLGERATLSLVAEPDAIRQPPSGYRMTRAASVASPGQLTDSFHLNLTALAFLSLIVGLFIVQATLGLAMEQRLATMRTLRALGVPAATLTAAILLELLVLGGIGAAAGLVSGLWLAGKLLPDVASTLNTLYSTEVQSALSLPWHYWLGSLAITLGGLLLAGSGTLWRAATLNVLALGHDHAWRSSYQRQLRRLTIAGGAAALTTLGVALWLSRLPSGSGLLLSFGLVAALLLTCALCLPPLLDILLRCLQRIFRRAALLQWSVADMQRQLPRLSLAMMALLIALATNLGVSSMVGGFRLTFLEWLDQRLTAPLYINAAPSTLAPLNMWLHEQASVLDTLPTARGTAEVLDVSTASAHQAPPAGAVSLFGIHPIPRLTDYWPLLATERGISVAWQALREDDVFINEQMAFTYGFVPGDTLTLATRQGSQEATIAAIYPDYGNPQSQIVMTVDALTQRFAGELATVGVALRTDADEARFRRDLMDTFGLSGEALVDQQEIKRTARQIFERTFTITRALNALTLGVAALALLATLLAQAHQRQRHLAALWALGVPRRTLVVLPLMQLGGLSLLTGLLALPLGIAITWLLVAVINVAAFGWRLPLQLFPSDIMTMLLTAVGVALLAAILPCWKLWRSAPSTLLNEGVT; this comes from the coding sequence ATGATGGGACACGTACTGAGGACACTGCTCAGCCACTATAAGCGCCACCCGACGCAGTTGGCGATGCTACTAATAGGTTTATGGGTCGCCAGCGCGCTATGGAGCAGCGTGCAGGCGATTAACACCACTGCAAAAGAGAGCTATGCCCGCGCTAGCGCACTGTTCACTGCAAGCAGCGATCAGCTCGACCGCTTGGACGGCGCACCGCTGAGTATGGACGACTACCTAGCGCTACGCCGGGCGGGACTGCCTGTTTCACCGCTGCTCGAAGCCACGATCCTCCACCAGGGCACCACCCTAACGCTACTGGGTATCGACCCCTTCACGCTCCCCTCCGGTGACGGCACTAGCTCGCTCACAGCGTTCATGACACCTCCTTGGCAGACACAGCTCGCAGCGGACTCCCTACCCTCCATTGGGCTGAACCGCGCGGACGCGCCAGGCGCAACCCCCCTCCTTGGCGGATACCACTTACCGCCCTTAACGCTGCGTAATGATCTCCCTCCCGGCACACTGGTCATGGACATTGGCGCGCTATCTGCGCTGCTTGGCGAGCGGGCAACGCTTAGCTTGGTCGCCGAACCAGACGCCATTAGGCAACCCCCTAGCGGCTACCGAATGACCCGGGCGGCCAGCGTGGCCTCACCGGGCCAGTTGACCGATAGCTTCCATCTCAACCTGACGGCACTGGCTTTTCTTTCCCTGATCGTTGGACTATTTATCGTCCAAGCCACGCTTGGCTTGGCCATGGAGCAGCGGCTGGCGACGATGCGCACGCTACGGGCACTGGGAGTACCGGCCGCTACACTTACTGCCGCCATATTGTTGGAACTTTTAGTGTTAGGTGGCATTGGTGCCGCCGCCGGATTGGTCAGCGGGCTGTGGCTGGCAGGTAAACTCCTGCCTGATGTCGCTAGTACGCTAAACACACTCTATAGCACCGAGGTGCAGAGCGCCTTGAGCCTGCCTTGGCATTACTGGCTTGGAAGCCTCGCCATCACACTGGGTGGCTTGTTGCTTGCCGGTAGCGGTACGCTATGGCGTGCCGCCACGCTCAATGTGCTTGCCTTGGGCCATGACCACGCTTGGCGAAGCAGCTATCAGCGCCAGCTACGCCGCCTCACCATTGCGGGGGGCGCTGCAGCACTCACGACACTGGGGGTGGCACTCTGGTTGAGCAGACTTCCTAGCGGCAGCGGCTTACTGCTGAGTTTTGGACTCGTCGCGGCTCTGCTACTGACCTGTGCGCTCTGCTTACCGCCGCTTCTTGACATCTTACTACGCTGCTTGCAGCGCATCTTTCGCCGCGCCGCCCTGCTGCAATGGTCCGTGGCCGATATGCAGCGGCAGCTTCCTCGACTATCGCTGGCCATGATGGCACTTCTCATCGCCCTGGCTACGAATTTAGGGGTGAGCAGTATGGTCGGCGGCTTTCGGCTGACCTTTTTAGAGTGGCTGGACCAGCGTCTCACGGCTCCCCTATACATTAACGCCGCTCCCTCGACCCTAGCGCCCCTCAACATGTGGCTTCACGAACAAGCGAGCGTGTTGGACACTCTTCCCACCGCCAGAGGCACGGCGGAGGTACTCGACGTGAGCACGGCGTCCGCGCATCAAGCCCCTCCAGCAGGCGCTGTTTCGCTCTTCGGGATCCATCCCATACCCAGACTGACCGACTACTGGCCCCTGCTAGCCACCGAGCGAGGCATCTCTGTAGCTTGGCAAGCACTGCGCGAAGACGACGTATTCATCAACGAGCAAATGGCGTTTACCTATGGCTTTGTCCCCGGGGACACTCTGACACTCGCCACTCGACAGGGCAGCCAGGAAGCGACCATCGCTGCGATCTACCCTGATTATGGCAACCCGCAGTCGCAGATCGTCATGACCGTCGACGCGCTAACCCAACGCTTTGCGGGTGAGCTGGCTACCGTGGGGGTGGCTCTGCGAACCGACGCAGACGAAGCGCGGTTTCGTCGCGACCTCATGGATACGTTCGGCCTGTCAGGTGAGGCGCTGGTGGACCAGCAGGAGATCAAGCGAACGGCGAGGCAAATTTTCGAGCGCACCTTTACTATTACCCGCGCGCTCAATGCACTTACCCTCGGCGTGGCCGCCTTGGCACTGCTGGCCACACTGCTGGCCCAGGCGCATCAGCGCCAGCGTCATCTCGCCGCGCTATGGGCGCTGGGAGTGCCACGCAGGACGTTGGTGGTGCTACCGTTGATGCAGTTAGGCGGACTCTCGCTTCTCACCGGGCTATTAGCCCTACCGCTGGGCATTGCGATCACTTGGCTGTTGGTGGCCGTCATCAACGTCGCGGCGTTTGGCTGGCGATTACCGCTCCAACTGTTTCCCAGCGACATCATGACGATGTTGTTGACGGCGGTCGGAGTGGCACTGCTTGCGGCCATCCTTCCCTGCTGGAAACTCTGGCGCAGCGCGCCTAGCACGTTGCTCAACGAAGGAGTCACATGA
- a CDS encoding putative inorganic carbon transporter subunit DabA, translating to MTSSYLDALKRATDAIAPVWPLDQWIAVNPWWGLKHQPIEQVSQALSRRAGQPMTMPAEFYRHAWEAGRITSQDVQQALRQGGYAYSEQSLVGYLASPPKAATPLRSAWEVLKGHDGFDALAESCASYFDQHQQRWSNPTGESLYPFWKHTVQHDLRWPKTLRQSLRTLPDEPMAAVEQVAADWALTPEAFEALTHTLLLRVNGWASWCQGIGWHSADQQPSAGIHQLAAMALVWEWLGVDQLTTVQRREWFSQWQTGQSTLDQHEALWCWQHAYELGYQRALASVLAAPSEPLPHVPKVQAAFCIDVRSERFRRHLENADASVGTLGVAGFFGMPVADADTGPERAQPRVPGLLKPAYRIGTPDPHAQGIQRYQQESQRQSVRHAKYAPLSTFTLVETTGIAWGWKLIKDSLRKQAPVPQCEAPEGLFHTYDGEPIAGHDKVALAKNLLTLLGHPSASLLVLVGHDSQSDNNPHHAGLTCGACGGQGGGMNARVAAALLNDTEVQQALPQMGIVLPSPFFALAATHCTLTDRVHVYHDEQMPETLESALRAFETAAQRAGAATRLERAPALGVEKQGATERLESMAMRGADWSQPRPEWGLVNNAALILAPRARTQGKALDGRAFLHEYYPEQDPEGSVLEGLMMAPMLVASWINLQYYASTVVPDLYGGGNKLLHSVVGGHVGVIEGNSPQLRIGLPEQSLRDGDTLHHEPLRLTVVVDAPKARIEAIIERQPVVAELIHHRWLWLTRLGENGLERYSPQGWQPIAGERE from the coding sequence ATGACGTCGTCGTACCTCGATGCTTTGAAGCGTGCCACCGACGCCATTGCCCCGGTATGGCCTCTGGATCAGTGGATTGCGGTCAACCCTTGGTGGGGGCTCAAACATCAGCCCATCGAGCAGGTGAGCCAAGCGTTGAGCCGCCGTGCTGGGCAGCCAATGACCATGCCCGCCGAGTTTTATCGCCATGCATGGGAGGCGGGGCGCATCACATCTCAGGATGTGCAGCAAGCGCTGCGTCAGGGCGGCTATGCTTACAGTGAACAGAGCCTAGTCGGCTACTTGGCATCTCCGCCGAAAGCAGCCACGCCGCTGCGCAGCGCCTGGGAGGTGCTGAAAGGGCACGATGGGTTCGATGCGCTTGCAGAAAGCTGCGCCAGCTACTTCGACCAGCATCAGCAGCGCTGGTCAAATCCTACTGGGGAGTCGCTGTATCCCTTCTGGAAACATACGGTACAGCACGATTTACGCTGGCCTAAAACGCTTCGCCAGTCGCTACGGACGCTGCCCGATGAGCCCATGGCCGCGGTCGAGCAGGTCGCAGCGGATTGGGCGCTGACGCCAGAGGCCTTCGAGGCGTTGACCCATACGCTGCTATTGAGAGTCAACGGCTGGGCTTCCTGGTGTCAGGGGATTGGGTGGCACTCGGCTGATCAACAGCCGAGTGCTGGAATACACCAGCTGGCGGCCATGGCGCTGGTTTGGGAGTGGCTCGGAGTCGATCAGCTCACCACCGTTCAGCGAAGAGAATGGTTTTCCCAGTGGCAAACCGGGCAGAGCACGCTTGACCAACACGAGGCGCTGTGGTGCTGGCAGCACGCCTATGAGCTGGGGTATCAGCGCGCGCTTGCATCGGTGCTGGCGGCACCGAGTGAGCCGCTGCCCCACGTACCCAAGGTGCAAGCTGCGTTTTGTATCGACGTACGTTCGGAGCGCTTTCGTCGCCACTTGGAGAACGCCGACGCCTCGGTGGGCACGCTTGGGGTAGCCGGGTTTTTCGGCATGCCGGTCGCCGATGCGGACACCGGCCCCGAGCGGGCTCAACCCCGCGTGCCGGGGCTGCTGAAGCCCGCCTACCGCATCGGCACGCCTGATCCTCATGCACAAGGCATTCAGCGCTATCAGCAAGAGAGCCAGCGTCAAAGCGTACGCCATGCCAAATACGCGCCGCTCTCGACGTTCACGCTCGTCGAGACCACCGGGATTGCCTGGGGCTGGAAGCTGATCAAAGACAGTCTGCGCAAGCAGGCACCGGTGCCGCAGTGCGAGGCGCCCGAAGGGTTGTTTCATACCTACGACGGCGAACCGATTGCAGGCCATGACAAGGTGGCTCTGGCGAAAAACCTGCTCACGCTCTTGGGGCACCCAAGCGCTTCGCTGTTGGTACTGGTGGGGCACGATTCACAAAGTGACAACAACCCCCACCACGCCGGGCTGACCTGCGGTGCCTGTGGCGGCCAGGGTGGCGGCATGAATGCCCGGGTCGCCGCTGCGCTACTGAATGACACGGAGGTTCAGCAGGCGTTGCCACAGATGGGTATCGTGCTGCCTTCGCCATTTTTCGCGCTAGCGGCGACGCACTGTACGCTGACCGACCGGGTGCACGTCTATCACGACGAGCAGATGCCCGAGACGTTGGAAAGCGCACTGAGGGCTTTCGAAACTGCTGCCCAGCGCGCCGGTGCGGCCACCCGCTTGGAGCGTGCTCCCGCTCTGGGCGTCGAGAAACAGGGTGCCACCGAGCGCTTGGAGAGTATGGCCATGCGCGGCGCCGACTGGTCGCAGCCGCGCCCGGAGTGGGGTCTGGTCAATAACGCCGCGTTGATTCTCGCGCCCAGGGCGCGCACCCAAGGTAAAGCGTTGGATGGCCGCGCTTTTCTGCACGAGTACTACCCCGAGCAAGACCCGGAAGGCAGCGTACTGGAAGGATTGATGATGGCGCCAATGCTGGTCGCTAGTTGGATCAATCTGCAGTACTACGCGTCGACCGTGGTACCCGACCTGTACGGTGGGGGCAACAAGCTATTGCATTCGGTGGTGGGCGGTCACGTGGGCGTGATCGAAGGGAACTCCCCCCAGCTACGTATCGGTTTGCCAGAGCAGTCGCTGCGCGATGGCGATACGCTGCACCACGAACCGCTGCGTCTTACGGTGGTCGTGGATGCGCCCAAGGCGCGTATCGAGGCCATCATCGAGCGCCAGCCGGTCGTTGCCGAGTTGATTCACCACCGCTGGCTGTGGCTAACGCGATTGGGCGAAAATGGCCTGGAGCGCTACTCACCCCAAGGCTGGCAGCCCATCGCGGGCGAGCGCGAGTGA